The following nucleotide sequence is from Aquarana catesbeiana isolate 2022-GZ linkage group LG08, ASM4218655v1, whole genome shotgun sequence.
aaaacttctgacagaaccgccgcccccaggccccccgttttacttacctgacgcctcgaaagtcagcttcgcgttcccgacatctgttcctccgctcaccctggccgctgattggctgcagtggatggattgaaagcagcgcagccattggctcgcgctgctgtcaatcacatccgatgacgcggcgcgccggggggcggggccgagtgatacagcgagcggctatagccgccggctgtatcacgggagcgcgcccgcaagcactcaccaccgtgcgagggagctcgcattaaggtggtgaatgcttgcggggaggagctgaaacagcggccgagggaccccagaagacgaggttcggggccactctgtgcagaacgagctgcacagtgaaggtaagtataacatgtttgttatttttaaaaaaaaaaaaaaacacctttacaaacgctttaagattgtgagtaccccatttgggaAGTATATTTATTCATtgatttaataaattttaaaacaaTATCACACCATCGAGCTTTTTTTCTCATATATCTTTGGATACCGCATTGGAGCCTGAGATCCAGTGATCTGCACTGAGCCCTGGGATGGTTCAAAGGCGTGATTTGACTTAgtgtagcagctgagtcacacgctctgaggtgagcatattacctgggggggggggggcacactggatTGCACCAAAGCATGGTTTGCGGCACAAAGAAAgttatgagcatgctggaaaataacATCATTGGACACTGAGCATAATGCACTTTTTGATATCGATTTACAGGATTTCACAAATCACCTATATTATTGTTTCAATAGGGACTGTTTTTTCACGTGTATTAtgtggcactaagcactttttgaaaCTATTtattcatatagttacatagtaggtgaggttgaaaaaagacacaagtccaacctatgtgtgtgattatgtgtcagtattacattgtatatccctgtatgttgcggtcattcaggtgattatctaatagtttcttgaagctatcaatgctccccgctgagaccaccgcctgtggaagggaattccacatccttgtcgctcttacagtaaagaaccctctacatagtttaaggttaaacctcttttcttctaattgtaatgagtggccacgagtcttattaaactctcttctgcgaaaaagttttatccctattgtggggtcaccagtacagtatttgtaaattgaaatcgtatcccttctcaagcgtctcttctccacagagaataagttcagtgctcgcaacctttcctcataactaagatcctccagaccctttattagctttgttgcccttctttgtactccatttccagtacatccttcctgaggactggtgcccagaactggacagcatactccaggtgcggccagaccagagccttgtagagtgggagaattatcgttttatctctggtgttgattccccttttaatgcatgccaatattctgtttgcattgttagcagcagcttggcattgcatgccattgctgagcctatcatctactaggatccccaggtccttttccatcctagatccccccagaggttctccccccagtgtatagattgcattcatatttttgccacccaaatgcattactttaaatttttctacattgaacctcatttgccatgtagtcgcccaccccattaatttgttcaggtctttttgcaaggtttccacatcctgcgaagttattgccctgcttagcttagtatcgtctgcaaatacagagattgaactgtttatccaatcctccaggtcgtttatgaacaaattaaataggattggtcccagcacataccctggggaaccccactacccacccctgaccattctgagtactccccatttatcaccaccctctgaacacgcccttgtagccagttttcaatccatgtactcaccctatggtccatgccaacggaccttattttgtacagtaaacgtttatggggaactgtgtcaaatgcttttgcaaaatccagatacaccacgtctacgggccttcctttatctagatggcaactcatctcctcatagaaggttaatagattggtttggcaagaacgattcttcatgaatccatgctgattactgctaatgataccgttcttattactaaaatcttgtatatagtccctcatcatcccctccaagagtttacatactattgatgttaggctaactggtctgtaattcccagggatgtattttgggccctttttaaatattggtgctacattggcttttctccaatcagctggtaccattccagtcagtagactatctgtaaaaattaggaacaacggtctggcaatcacttgactaagtaccctcggatgcaagccatctggtcccggtgatttattaatgttaagtttctcaagtataattttaattctgtcctctgttaacaatggaggtgcttcctgtgttgtgtcatgaggataaacactgcagttttggttactgaagcccccgattcactcgtgaagactgaggagaagaataaattcaatacctttgccatctccccatcctttgtaaccagatgtccttcctcattctttatggggccaatatggtctgtcctcccttttttactgtttacatacttaaagaatttcttgggattctttttgctctcctccgccatgtgtctttcatgttctcttAGCCGCTAAGAAAATATTCATATTTTCATATATGCACTTTAGCATGCTTGTTTGATTAGATCATGCATATTGCACTTTAAGGTGCTTGTATACATTAACTTTGTTCACGTTTTAATATTTAGAAGTTTTTTGAATATTAttaacattttgtatttttattcattACTTTTATGTTTCACCAAGTGGGGGTACCTATTACATATATGCATTTAGGTTTTTATGCATTCATGAACACACACATATTTTGATATATTGATCAGCACAatatagcacactctagcgcagcgcATTTTCTTCTGTGTCAATTTAGGTAGCCAGCCTATTTATTCCAAAAGCTGGACAAGCGGCCCCTACTTTCTCTGGGGACAGGCAGCATCCATGATCCCGCCTGAGCAGGAAGAAGGCCAAAGATGGAGCCTATTGCGGATGAGGTCCAGAAGTGGGACTTTCCTCTCCAGCAACCTAATGAGCCTTCCATTCAGCTGTGGCAGCCAAAAAGACTCCACCCAAAACTAGGAAAATGTAGCAAGGTATACAGAAAAGGGTGTGAAGAAAGAAGTGGCTGCACACCGAAGTAACAAAAGTCCTTTTATTCCTCTTCCATAAAATAAGGGATAGCACACCACAGGATAGTAGCAAGTACATCGGGTAGACCGTTTTCACACAGTTACATTGTGCTTATTCATTAGGTACGTGTCTACCCGATGTACTTGCTACTATCCTGTGGTGTGTGAGCCCTTATTTTATGGAAGAGGTATAAACGGACTTTTGTTTcttccctgtgcagccacttctttcTTCAGATTAATTGCACGGCAGGCGAGCCGAGGCTTGCACCCGAGGGAGGAGTCCTCTTCCCAGCTCACCAGGATTCACTCTCCTGGAGCGACGTTTCTCTTGTCTCCATTGTATACAGAAAAGGGCGATTGACTTTAGTAGTGCCAGTCCAGGAACCTACAGGGATCACTTCTGCCTCCATGGAAATCTGGATCTTTAAAAaaagaactttagtcagaaaattaagtcctgctttCTCTcttcaggttggccccttttgcaggtatagctatgtaaaacattagaaataagtgcctatactgtttaacatATAGTAATACACTTTCTCACCTTTTCTGAAAATTAGAGGCACTAGAAGtcagtctgctgacagcctaaagattgaCTCCTGTTtaggagctctgggcttcagcaaaaggCTGGCCTCCGTCAAGAagtaacaggaacaatgctggagaccatttacagcacacactaattttggtagcatacttattaatgtgcaatgtatgttccttgctaaagtacattattttttttttttataaagttgttatgggtaaagttctgctttaagtgaggTACACAGAAAGGGGCGGCAAATGTTAAATGCACAAGCCTAGGGACCTTTAGGAAATGTTTCTGCCCTAATGAAAATGAAAGAAATTATTGAGAGGTAAAAAGGGAGTGTTCTTTAAAGTCTCTgtcccttaaccccttcccgaccggcgcacgctgatgtacgtcggcagaatggcacgactgaacaaatggacttacaggtacgtccatttgaatttcccgccatgctattgcgtgcgcgccgccggaggtcccacggactcaatcgccgcggggatacccgcaatcgcctcacggagaggacgaacagggagatgctgatgtaaacagcatctccccgttctgcctagtgacaagtgtcactgatctctgctccctgtcatcgggagcagagatcagtgacgtcacacatacagcccatccccctacagttagtaatcactccctagtactgacttaacccctccccgccccctagtggttaaccccttcactgccagtgtcatttacacaggaatcagtgcatttttatagcactgattgctgtataaatgacaatggtcccaaaaatgtgtcaaaaatgtccgacatgtccgccataatgtcgcagtcacaataaaaaaaaaaaaaaaaaaaaaaaaaaaaaatcactgatcgccgccattactagtaaaaagaaaaattattaataaaaatgccataaaactatcccctattttgtaaacgctataacttttgcgcaaaccaatcaattaacgcttattgcgatttttttttttaccaaaaacatgtagaagaatacgatcggcctaaactgaggaaaaaaatgtttttttttttttatatatttttgggggatatttattatagcaaaatgtaaaaaaataatgcgtttttttcaaaattgtcgctcttattttgtttatagcgcaaaaaataaaaatcgcagaggcgatcaaataccaccaaaagaaagctctatttgtgggaaaaaaaaaggacgtcaattttgtttgggagacatgtcgcacgaccgcgcaattgtcagttaaagcgacgcagtgccgaatcacaaaaaacgctctggtcaggaagggggtaaaatcttccggggctgaagcggttaaatgagaAGGAACAATTTTTGGGCAGGGTTGTTATGAGAGTAGAAATTGGAAGGTAGTACTTTATCTCTAATGTTTAAAAGGAATACAAATAAAATGTTTGGTCTGGCAGCAGGTTTCCTATTTATTTGGGCTGCAGTTCTGCTTTATCTCTTCCATAATTCCAAATGAATGTTATATGCATGGGTTATAACATACAGCTTTTAAACCAGTGTACatattcttaaaaaaacaaaaacaagatccTATATAAGTAACCTTTTTATACAGTTCCTAAACAGAATACAAAAGTTGAAATAAGACATTGACCATTATTATGAAAGTAGACTTTAGAGAACACTTCTGTTCCGTACAGTAAGGCACCTCAAAATTCAAATTTAGGGTCTGAAAATAGTGCACATTCCTACTAATATTAAAGCTTTGTTGCCATACATAGGAAAGCCATATCCAAGTGATATTACATTCCAATAATCAATAcagtacacttacatttaaaagagACTATCTAGCAGTTAACCCTAACTTGCATTATTTCATAAGCTCGTAGCTGCATTTAAAAAGGAAATTGTCACAAAGCAAGACACCTGTGTGAATCATGTACCGCATTACTGATCCTAATGCCTAGTATACACAATGAGAAAAACAGACGAAAAATACCACGTTTGGAGCAGACGTCCGATAATCTGATTATTAGTACACAGCTTCCCAGAGGCGATCAAGAGAATTCATGTGAAATTATCCGaatggacaagcacgaaaatttttcatTGCATCGCATGCTCGGAAAGGAAAGAATACAATACATTaaatcacttccgaagttgtattctgtcgcacAAAAATTTTcagaactttagtaacctattggttttggatatgagactagcatgcaatttaaaaaaaaacaaaaaaactgacgcTCATTTGTCCGATATGCTTATCGTGTGTACCAGACATTAGGCAGCGGTGTTGTAAATCTGTTAAGCTTCAATGCATCATATACAGTAGGCAGAATAACTTTGGAAATAGCTGCTTGCATTCACAGCCCGATCTCACAGATGCTTTTCTTCACATATATTCATCACTTCTTATGATGTCAGAGATTTCCCAGCTTTTCAGAAAATCTTTGTGCAACAGGACTGACCTAAatgagtaaagagaaaaaaaagtccttCACCATTCCAACACCATCTGTCAAGTTGCATATCACTTGCAGTTGCATATCAGCAGGTTATGTCCCTTTCTTGGCCAGATGCCCCCAGTACTTTCTCTAGAAAAGTGGAAAACCTTCAGAACATAAGTGCATAGAATATTagtagtgcaaacaataaaaaataaatctatttttaatGTGCATCACTGTTCTGTTCAATaaatcatgtaaaaaaataaagtttgtatAGTTTTATTTCATTCCCGGTCAAGAATTATAGAAATGTTATAGCAGCTGCGGCTCTTCTCCTTCAAAAGACCCTCTAAGTGTTGAAAACATTCCGACATGTGTTACCATGTTGGGTTCCAGTGCCCAAGCCCGTTCCCCCCTTCTCCAGAGCTCTTGGTACAGGGCGATATCTTTGGCATAACCTGGCTCACACACCATTTCCTTCAAGTAGGACAGAGTCCTTCGAGCAGATGCCTCTGAGAACAGCATAGCCGGCGTGCAGCACTCTGTAACAGGCACAACATTGTAAAGGGCTGGGGAAATCCTCCGCAGTTCCAGCAGGTAGTGGCGTCCTGCCAGCTCCGCCAGCATCATGGCGTAAACAGTAAATGCCACAAACACCCACCAGCTAAAATGCTGCTGGCGAAAGGTAAGAGTATACACCCAGGTAAGGACCAGTCCTGCTAGCCCTCCTAGGCCAACCCATTCCAAAATTCGCATGGGCTCTGGGTTGATGTAACCCTGAAGTCTTTCTGGGTGGTAGAATTTTACATATAGGCCACCCCCTAGTGGCTCCTGAAGAAAGCGTACCTGCACTAAATGGAAGAATGCATTAAAAATATCATTTAAAGGAACCGCATCATCCTCAACGAGTAACACATATTCTGGGTTGTAGACCTCCAATGTGTGGGAAAGGCAAAAAGCATAGTCCTGTTTCTCCTGTTCAAATCGATTTGGGGCTTCACGTACATGCTCAGTCCAACGCCGCGCCACCATTGGCAACAGGTGGGAGAGGAGACAGGCATCAGAGTGGCCCTCAGGAAATGAATCAACGTTACAAATTAAAATCTGAAATGTGGAGCAGTCTTGGCCACACTCGGCCATCCGGTCAAGAAAACCACGTGTTACCTGAAGGAGGTAATGATATTCAGAACGGCGTCTTGTTGTAATTATGGTGACAACCAAACTGGTGGTGCCTCTGACACGTGATGGGCGATGGCTCCCAGCTGCTCTGTGAACACAGGGCACAGAtgtattgggaggaactgtgctggATGTAGACACCATTTGATGGAAATGTTGCAAGGCATTAGAACCATCCTGCAGGCTTTTATGTAGGAACTCGCGACTCAAACGTCTGAGGTTCAGTTGTCGTGAAAACAAAGGAGAGTAGAGGAGGTCGCGGAAACAGATAGGGGCAAGAAGTAGAGTGAGCACAATGAGGACCAAGAAACGAAAGGAAAAAGACCTGAAAATGACTGACAGACGCATGACTGATGAACGACACTTCTCTCTCACTCCATCAAATTCCCCTCTTCCTTTTTATCATGTTCCAGCTTGCATCTCCTTTCTGCTAAAAACTGTAGGCCTGTAAAATGATCATCTTTTACTAATCCCAGGCTTGTGTTTTCCTGGAGATCGCCACAGCATCCCACGGCCAAGCCTCTGGAGCATTCTGCAATATAAATCACAAAAATCAACATACAGAATACTGCAACAATATTTATCAGCTTAACAAATTGTGAACATAAATCTTTGGCAACAGTTTCAAAGAGTTGCTgttgcttgaggctgggttcactgCGGATTCGACTTTGCCCTCTGACTTCATTAAACGGAACttgacaataccaggcccttggtatgaatatttaggggaaaccccacgccatacaaaaaaaacaaaaaaaaaaaacaaaacaaaaaaacaaaatacagcatagggttccccctccaagaataTACAAgacctttcggtctggtatggattttaaggggaatccccacaccaaaaaaaaaaaaaaaaacgctgtgggcccccaaaatccataccagacccttatctgagcacgcagcccgacaggacaggaaaggaggtggggacgagcgagtgccccctcctggaccataccaggttaCACGCCCTCAAATTGGAAGGAGAAGAGACACCAGAGCTGTTTTaataaattagtttgtcaaaaacctgtgtgctgtttttatttttgacacttttttttttaggtgaataggtaggggtagattccgataagccccttgcccacagaccccaacaaccaccagccagagttgtcaggaagaggcccttgcccccatcaacatggggacaaggtcctttggggtgggggggtgcagggccctGACATTCACCAGTGTCTGAGGTGGAGAGACAGCTTCAGACACACAGGGCTCCAGCATTGTACAAAGAGATATCTTCCCTCTTCCATCCTCCGAGAGCACAGGACTGCTTTCTCCCCTTAGGACGTACACAGGCTGCAACCTTTCCTCCATCCAACCCGTGAGACAGGTCCACTCCACCCCACAGTCTCACATCaacaatttaaaggagaacacacata
It contains:
- the PGAP4 gene encoding post-GPI attachment to proteins factor 4, with protein sequence MRLSVIFRSFSFRFLVLIVLTLLLAPICFRDLLYSPLFSRQLNLRRLSREFLHKSLQDGSNALQHFHQMVSTSSTVPPNTSVPCVHRAAGSHRPSRVRGTTSLVVTIITTRRRSEYHYLLQVTRGFLDRMAECGQDCSTFQILICNVDSFPEGHSDACLLSHLLPMVARRWTEHVREAPNRFEQEKQDYAFCLSHTLEVYNPEYVLLVEDDAVPLNDIFNAFFHLVQVRFLQEPLGGGLYVKFYHPERLQGYINPEPMRILEWVGLGGLAGLVLTWVYTLTFRQQHFSWWVFVAFTVYAMMLAELAGRHYLLELRRISPALYNVVPVTECCTPAMLFSEASARRTLSYLKEMVCEPGYAKDIALYQELWRRGERAWALEPNMVTHVGMFSTLRGSFEGEEPQLL